The DNA window CAATAATAATCGCGGATGAAAAGGGTTACTTCGAAAAGGAGGGAATAGATGTCAATTTCCAGTCCTTCAAAAGTGCAAAAGACAGGGATGCCGCCTTCCAGAGCGGAAACCTGGATGGCATCATCTGTGATGAAGTGGCTATCTGCCTCTACCAAAATGCTGATTTTGATGTAAAGATAACAGGACTTACTGATGGCAACTTTATGCTTATTGCAAATCCTAACTCTGGAATAAAGTCAATTAATGAAATGAAAGGCAAGAGTGTTGCTATATCAGAGAATACCTGTATAGAATACACACTGGACACGCTGCTGGAGAAAAACTCCCTAAAGCCTGAGGATGTACAGAAGTCCATGGTTCCGGCAATACCAACAAGACTTGAGATGCTGCGTACCAATAAGGTAGATGCAGCACTGCTGCCTGAACCCTTTTCCACTCTTGCGGTTAAAGACGGCGGGATACTTCTTGGCAGCGCAAATGACGCAGGAATTTATACATCAGTAACCGCTTTTACACAAGAGGCTATTAGCAGCAAAAGTGCTGAAATCAAGGCGTTCTTCAAAGCATACAATCAAGGTGTGGATTACGTAAACAACACCCCTATTGCAGAATATGAAGATATTATAATAAAGACTGTTGGTTACCCGGAAGACATGAGGGGCAAGATTGAGCTTCCGAAGTTCAGGAAAAACCTTTTGCCAAAAGACACTGAGATTAAATCTGTTATAGATTGGGCTGCAAAGAACAACCTGCTGAAAAAAGAGCTTAGCCCAAAGGATCTGACAAGCAACATAGGAATTGATTAACTTCCGGAGGTATTTCCATGCTTGAGATAAATAATCTTTCTGTAAGCTATACATCCAAAAAGAATATTGTAAATGCATTAGGCCCCTTAAGCATGGAGATTGAGTCAGGAGATATCGTAGCCATTATTGGGCCTTCCGGCTGTGGCAAGTCTACTCTTCTGCATGTATTAAGCGGAATAATCAAGGAATATGACGGACAAGCAACCTTAAACGGTGCAAAGCTTAATCCAAAAGTCCATGATATTGGCTTTATACCACAGAACTTTGGACTGCTCCCCTGGAGAAATGTTGAGAAAAACTGCCTTCTTTCACTCAAGATAAAACAGAAGGTTATAAACAGCGAACTCAAAGAGAAAATTGATTATATAATGAATAAACTGAATATCAATGACCTGAAGGACAGATATCCAAAGGAGCTTAGCGGGGGACAGAAGCAAAGAGCAGCAATAGCCCGTGCGTTCATTATGAACCCTGATCTGCTGCTTATGGATGAACCATTTTCAGCTTTGGATGCATTGACTAGAGAAGAAGCCCAGGAGCTTTTCATTGATGTATGGAATCAATACAAGCCTACAACAGTATTTGTAACTCACAGTATAGAAGAAGCAATTTATATGGGAAAGAAAATCGTTATAATGTCCCACTGCCCGGGAATCATAGTAGACACAATAGACAACCCGCTTTTTAACACGGAGAATCTAAGGCAAAATGAGGAATATCTCAAATTGTCATCACATATCAGAACTATCATCAAAAAGGGATGGAAAATATGAAGGCAAAAGAGAAAATAGGGCTGTTTCTGCAAGGCTTTATAATGGTTAATGTATTATGGTACTTATTAGCCGTGATAGTTGGTACTCGTGTGCTTCCCACTCCTGTTACAGTATATCTCAATCTCAATAATCTGTATGACAGCAGACTGCATATTCATATTTTGATAAGCTTGTACAGGGTGATATGCGGTGTTGGAATATCACTGTTTTTGGGAGTTTCTATCGGACTGCTTATGGCTTATTCAAAGACCTGGAATAAAGTACTGAACCCTTTGGTTTACTTCACATATCCCGTCCCTAAAACAGCCTTACTGCCGGTAGCCATGCTGTTATTCGGCTTAGGAGATTCTTCAAAAATAATATTAATAGTGCTTATAGTGGTATTTCAGGTAATTATAGCAGTAAGAGATGCGGTACTTAATATTTCTGCAGAGACTTACAATCCAATAAGAAGCCTGGGAGCATCCAGACTTCAGATATTCAGATACATAACCATTCCTGCGATACTGCCGGCAATGCTTACAAACTTAAGATTATCCATAGGAACAGCTCTTTCCATATTGTTCTTTGCTGAGGGCTATGGAACACAATTTGGCATAGGCTATTATATATTGGATGCATGGACAAGAATAGATTACATAGGAATGTATGCAGGCATTGTTGCAATAAGCCTTTTGGGTTTTGTTTTGTTTG is part of the Clostridia bacterium genome and encodes:
- a CDS encoding ABC transporter permease, with the translated sequence MKAKEKIGLFLQGFIMVNVLWYLLAVIVGTRVLPTPVTVYLNLNNLYDSRLHIHILISLYRVICGVGISLFLGVSIGLLMAYSKTWNKVLNPLVYFTYPVPKTALLPVAMLLFGLGDSSKIILIVLIVVFQVIIAVRDAVLNISAETYNPIRSLGASRLQIFRYITIPAILPAMLTNLRLSIGTALSILFFAEGYGTQFGIGYYILDAWTRIDYIGMYAGIVAISLLGFVLFVLTDILEEAVCKWKA
- a CDS encoding ABC transporter ATP-binding protein, translating into MLEINNLSVSYTSKKNIVNALGPLSMEIESGDIVAIIGPSGCGKSTLLHVLSGIIKEYDGQATLNGAKLNPKVHDIGFIPQNFGLLPWRNVEKNCLLSLKIKQKVINSELKEKIDYIMNKLNINDLKDRYPKELSGGQKQRAAIARAFIMNPDLLLMDEPFSALDALTREEAQELFIDVWNQYKPTTVFVTHSIEEAIYMGKKIVIMSHCPGIIVDTIDNPLFNTENLRQNEEYLKLSSHIRTIIKKGWKI
- a CDS encoding MetQ/NlpA family ABC transporter substrate-binding protein, which codes for MKKFNKVMIICLSVMLLVSLTACSSTNQGTADDTKKAAQTLNFGAIGSVEVIPIIIADEKGYFEKEGIDVNFQSFKSAKDRDAAFQSGNLDGIICDEVAICLYQNADFDVKITGLTDGNFMLIANPNSGIKSINEMKGKSVAISENTCIEYTLDTLLEKNSLKPEDVQKSMVPAIPTRLEMLRTNKVDAALLPEPFSTLAVKDGGILLGSANDAGIYTSVTAFTQEAISSKSAEIKAFFKAYNQGVDYVNNTPIAEYEDIIIKTVGYPEDMRGKIELPKFRKNLLPKDTEIKSVIDWAAKNNLLKKELSPKDLTSNIGID